One window of Terriglobales bacterium genomic DNA carries:
- a CDS encoding metal-dependent hydrolase has protein sequence MDPVTHLLTGACLARAGLNRKSALATSVVVLAAEAPDLDIVVYFRGSLSGFEHHRGITHTLIGVPLCAALVLGFVWLLYRGRMSRGWRPKREVKWPTLFGLACIAGLSHILLDFTNQYGVRPFEPFSYRWYSWDIVSIIEPVMLLFLLGGLLLPGLFGLINEEIGARAKGPRGRVGAIVALVLICALWWFRDIQHRRAVNALDAQSYSGADPIRVSAYPYDTNPFEWYGVVETEGFFATMHVDSRRPEVDPDRRMRIRYKPQETPVTLAAKSSRMGRVYLDWAAYPYTEVEKLQPPESGYLVTFYDLRFAYPERAVPGLSAKVELDDHLDVRLEGMGRRLQPPD, from the coding sequence TTGGACCCCGTCACCCATCTGCTGACCGGCGCGTGCCTCGCCCGCGCCGGGCTGAATCGCAAGTCGGCGCTTGCGACCTCGGTCGTCGTGCTCGCCGCCGAAGCTCCCGACCTCGACATCGTCGTCTACTTCCGCGGCTCGCTCTCCGGCTTCGAGCATCACCGCGGCATCACGCACACGCTGATCGGCGTGCCGCTCTGCGCCGCGCTCGTCCTCGGCTTCGTCTGGCTGCTCTATCGCGGGCGAATGTCGCGCGGCTGGCGCCCCAAGCGCGAGGTGAAATGGCCCACCCTGTTCGGCCTCGCCTGCATCGCGGGCCTCAGCCACATCCTGCTCGACTTCACCAACCAGTATGGCGTCCGCCCCTTCGAGCCGTTCTCCTACCGCTGGTACTCCTGGGACATCGTCTCCATCATCGAGCCGGTGATGCTCCTCTTCCTGCTCGGCGGCCTGCTTCTCCCCGGCCTGTTCGGCCTCATCAACGAAGAGATCGGCGCGCGCGCCAAGGGACCGCGCGGGCGCGTGGGCGCCATCGTCGCGCTCGTGCTCATCTGCGCGCTTTGGTGGTTCCGCGACATCCAGCACCGCCGCGCTGTCAATGCGCTCGACGCCCAGAGCTACTCCGGCGCCGACCCCATCCGCGTCAGCGCCTATCCTTACGACACCAACCCCTTCGAGTGGTACGGCGTGGTCGAGACGGAAGGCTTCTTCGCGACCATGCACGTCGACTCGCGCCGCCCCGAGGTCGATCCCGACCGCCGCATGCGCATCCGCTATAAGCCGCAGGAGACGCCCGTCACCCTCGCCGCCAAGTCCTCGCGCATGGGACGCGTCTACCTCGACTGGGCCGCCTACCCCTACACCGAGGTCGAGAAGCTCCAGCCGCCCGAGTCCGGATACCTCGTCACCTTCTACGACCTGCGCTTTGCCTATCCCGAGCGCGCGGTCCCCGGCCTGAGCGCTAAAGTCGAACTCGACGACCACCTCGACGTTCGCCTCGAAGGCATGGGCCGCCGCCTCCAGCCGCCAGACTAG